The Globicephala melas chromosome X, mGloMel1.2, whole genome shotgun sequence genome contains the following window.
TCCTCAGAGGCGCGGTCGCCATGCAAGAAGATCACACCGAGGAGAGGCATCAGGGGCCCATTCTTCCGAAACCGCCCGCCACTGCTCCGACGCCCATCATCGGTGAGATCTAGCTTGCCGACAAGGGCATAGGAATGACTGTTGGGCTTGACTTCCTTCAATTCTAGGCCAAAGACCAGCTCCATGCACTCGGAGGCTCTCCTGGGGATCTCGGGGAAGTGCTCCCTATACCTTTTGTTGACAATCTTcagcttttctccctttttaatgGGCTCCTTTATCTTATATTTACACAGCATGAACTGCACCAACATCCCTGCCTTCCTGGTTACAAGATCCTTTCCAGGATCACTGGAGGTTGAGGCCTGGGAGGAATTTTTACTTTCCTCAACTTGGCCCTTGGCACGTACATCATATCCTGGGCATGAAACCCCTGCATCACGAGAGCTAGTGGCTGGGGCTCCCTGAGGCTCCTGGCGAGTGCCAGCAGCAGCGGAGCTCGGGAGAGTACCCTGAGAAACAGAAACGGGTGAGGAAGTGGTCTCTTCTACCCCTGCTGTGGTGGCCTGAGCATTAAGACCTTGGGTCTCACCTCTGTTACGGCGGCGTTCCTCACGAGCACGGAGCTTACTCTTCTGACCACGAGGCATGGTGGCTGTGGTCAGGGACAGCAGACAGGAGTGTGGGCCAATGACAGGTGATTTGGACACCTGGAGGCTGGAGAATGAGATGACGTGAGCACCTTAAAGTAGGGAGATTCCACCTTGGCTTTATCAAAGGCTGCCCCTGCAAGTTTCCTTGAGGGCACTGCTCTGGGAACCCACAAGGTTCCTGTTTTCCCGGTCAGCCTGTCCTCCCAGAATCCCATAGAGGAAACACAGAGGCCTTAGAGTTTTACTCTACATCCTATCAGCCCTGCCTTGGATTTACTCAGGTGACAACAGGTGCTGGCAGTGGGGTCCTCTCGGTTCATCTTCAATATTATCATGTCAGGTCTCTGCAGAGCCTGGGCACCCTCCCCGCTGCTACTCTTAAGCTGACACCTCAAACCTCCCTGCGATCCAGGAGAAGGAAGTGAAGGGGTGCCTCAGTCCACCTCCCTGCCAGGGGACACCAGAGCTGCGAGTTCAGTAGGGTCCTTTCTATCCTGAGTTCATTGCGATCATCATTCAAGGTCCTCACCTTGGCTCCTTTAAAGGCTTGGAACCACTACTCTCCATTTGCTGACTGGTGGATGCACCTTCAGACTAAGGACCTCACCTCTCTTAGACGTGATATAAAGAAGTGAAGCAGACGCTCTACCTGACAGTCCTTCCCAGAGATTTCTTGGGCTGAAATCCAAGGGTTGGGCTGGACACTTTGAGTCCTCACTCAGGTTCCTCAATTGGGCTCCTGGTAGAGAAGCTCAACTTTTGCCTGAATTGACGCCTATATGAGAGTAAGAGCCAAACCAGCCTGTGTCCCAATAGGAGGAAGTGAAGATGACCGTATCTAACTAAACGTGGTCTCCCAAGAATGAAAGCTGTTGCAGGCAGGCTGAAGTCCTTGTGGTCCCACACAAGATCCCAATTCAAGGTCTAAATGTGCCTCCTGATAGGGTCTAAGATTTCTCCCTCTGCTGACATGGGACCACTCTCCTCAGACCAAGACCCTTATTTCCCTGTTAGCCTGTAGTGGGAACTGATGGGCATTTCTGCCTGACATCTATGCTTGAGGTCTCCCAGTGAGGATTCTTTGTGGCCTGAATGCTTTCATGTGGGACATCCCCACAGTCCTCAAGGTTCTCACCATGACACCTGGCATAACCTGAAATCCTCCCCTGCCAACCCGAGGCTGCCCCCTTTGACCTGGTCTCTCACCTCCCTGAGATGTCCTGGGAATAAGTGAATGCAACTCATGTCAAAATACCCAATTCTCCCAAGCCTGAAAACAGGGCTGGTGCTTTATGCTGCCCCGTTTCTTGTGGGAGGGGCCCCCATCCTCACTCGGTGTCACAACCATGAATGCTGTTGAGGACTAGGTCCCTTTGCGGAATTGGGCTTATTCCATTAGACC
Protein-coding sequences here:
- the LOC115848357 gene encoding LOW QUALITY PROTEIN: melanoma-associated antigen B4-like (The sequence of the model RefSeq protein was modified relative to this genomic sequence to represent the inferred CDS: inserted 1 base in 1 codon) gives rise to the protein MPRGQKSKLRAREERRRNRGETQGLNAQATTAGVEETTSSPVSVSQGTLPSSAAAGTRQEPQGAPATSSRDAGVSCPGYDVRAKGQVEESKNSSQASTSSDPGKDLVTRKAGMLVQFMLCKYKIKEPIKKGEKLKIVNKRYREHFPEIPRRASECMELVFGLELKEVKPNSHSYALVGKLDLTDDGRRSSGGRFRKNGPLMPLLGVIFLHGDRASEEEIWESLNVLGVFDGKRHFILVEPRKLITEDLVQERCLEYHQVPSSDPPCSEFLWGLRARAETSKMKVLEIHDTVPTAFPPHNEEALRDEGERARARAAARAGTTATAXAHSRATSSLSSHP